The genomic region NNNNNNNNNNNNNNNNNNNNNNNNNNNNNNNNNNNNNNNNNNNNNNNNNNNNNNNNNNNNNNNNNNNNNNNNNNNNNNNNNNNNNNNNNNNNNNNNNNNNNNNNNNNNNNNNNNNNNNNNNNNNNNNNNNNNNNNNNNNNNNNNNNNNNNNNNNNNNNNNNNNNNNNNNNNNNNNNNNNNNNNNNNNNNNNNNNNNNNNNNNNNNNNNNNNNNNNNNNNNNNNNNNNNNNNNNNNNNNNNNNNNNNNNNNNNNNNNNNNNNNNNNNNNNNNNNNNNNNNNNNNNNNNNNNNNNNNNNNNNNNNNNNNNNNNNNNNNNNNNNNNNNNNNNNNNNNNNNNNNNNNNNNNNNNNNNNNNNNNNNNNNNNNNNNNNNNNNNNNNNNNNNNNNNNNNNNNNNNNNNNNNNNNNNNNNNNNNNNNNNNNNNNNNNNNNNNNNNNNNNNNNNNNNNNNNNNNNNNNNNNNNNNNNNNNNNNNNNNNNNNNNNNNNNNNNNNNNNNNNNNNNNNNNNNNNNNNNNNNNNNNNNNNNNNNNNNNNNNNNNNNNNNNNNNNNNNNNNNNNNNNNNNNNNNNNNNNNNNNNNNNNNNNNNNNNNNNNNNNNNNNNNNNNNNNNNNNNNNNNNNNNNNNNNNNNNNNNNNNNNNNNNNNNNNNNNNNNNNNNNNNNNNNNNNNNNNNNNNNNNNNNNNNNNNNNNNNNNNNNNNNNNNNNNNNNNNNNNNNNNNNNNNNNNNNNNNNNNNNNNNNNNNNNNNNNNNNNNNNNNNNNNNNNNNNNNNNNNNNNNNNNNNNNNNNNNNNNNNNNNNNNNNNNNNNNNNNNNNNNNNNNNNNNNNNNNNNNNNNNNNNNNNNNNNNNNNNNNNNNNNNNNNNNNNNNNNNNNNNNNNNNNNNNNNNNNNNNNNNNNNNNNNNNNNNNNNNNNNNNNNNNNNNNNNNNNNNNNNNNNNNNNNNNNNNNNNNNNNNNNNNNNNNNNNNNNNNNNNNNNNNNNNNNNNNNNNNNNNNNNNNNNNNNNNNNNNNNNNNNNNNNNNNNNNNNNNNNNNNNNNNNNNNNNNNNNNNNNNNNNNNNNNNNNNNNNNNNNNNNNNNNNNNNNNNNNNNNNNNNNNNNNNNNNNNNNNNNNNNNNNNNNNNNNNNNNNNNNNNNNNNNNNNNNNNNNNNNNNNNNNNNNNNNNNNNNNNNNNNNNNNNNNNNNNNNNNNNNNNNNNNNNNNNNNNNNNNNNNNNNNNNNNNNNNNNNNNNNNNNNNNNNNNNNNNNNNNNNNNNNNNNNNNNNNNNNNNNNNNNNNNNNNNNNNNNNNNNNNNNNNNNNNNNNNNNNNNNNNNNNNNNNNNNNNNNNNNNNNNNNNNNNNNNNNNNNNNNNNNNNNNNNNNNNNNNNNNNNNNNNNNNNNNNNNNNNNNNNNNNNNNNNNNNNNNNNNNNNNNNNNNNNNNNNNNNNNNNNNNNNNNNNNNNNNNNNNNNNNNNNNNNNNNNNNNNNNNNNNNNNNNNNNNNNNNNNNNNNNNNNNNNNNNNNNNNNNNNNNNNNNNNNNNNNNNNNNNNNNNNNNNNNNNNNNNNNNNNGATTGGTCACAGAAGTTAGACGATGCTCTCTGGGCATATAGAACtgccatgaaaacttctatggggttatcgccttttcagttagtctatggaaaagcatgtcatttgccagttgaaatggaacacaaagcttggtgggctttgaaatttttgaactttGACCCTGATAAGGCTCAAGGGAAACAAGGCAACCAGCTGctagaacttgaagaaatgcggtTGCATGCTTACGAATCATCCaggacttacaaagataaggtgaagttctatcatgacaagaagttaattaagagaactttccatccaggGGATTTGGTTCTTTTATTCAATTCGCGGCTAAAGTTATTCCCCGGGaaactgaaatcaaaatggtcgaGACCTTTTGTGGTGAAACGTGTATTCCAAAgtggagcagtggaattagaatcGTCGACTGATGATAATCAGCAACGGAGCTGGATCGTGAATGGCCAAAGGCTTAAACACTATGTGGGAGGAGATGTGGAGCAATTTGCCTCAGTCATGATGTTgtagatccatgaggtttgggtcaggctcgtgacgttaaacaagcgctactaggagacaacctagttttctctcttttacttctactttttaaattcttagaataggttgaactttaatttcagtgtgtattcttggcttgaatactttttctgaagatgtttgactgactgatatGCATGGTgagactatttgatgatgatttgacatgattgataattgagttgttttgcatgttaatattctatgaaacagatgtatgatgaattatgattgtggttatgatgctaagcagggtataTGAAtggattttgtgtgagaaagcatgttgtgtgaggtattaagctccagagtttttattgttgtatgcattgttcacaggaaaacatgaatgattttgcctaagtttcttgatgattgattgaattgcatgtgaatgtcatatgatcaaggccattcttaaaaacccttctctagccaaattttcacccaaagtgcttaaaaatattataccctttttgaaccttagctttaaacaggatgtgaacccttgtctttaaattctttaccttgagttgggatgagcttaattgtatgtgatgaaaaggttcaagtttagggttgtatgggggaaaattgaaaagcaattgtaaaacattgagcaaattttgagaaagaaaaatgcatgataaaaagaaaagaaaagaagaaaagcatgaaagtgagctcaatgtaaaagaaaagggaagaagttgggaataagtgggattggtgaggaagagagttgtgcttaaattttgaacatcatggtagctctcttatctcaaggactttgtattccagaaaaaacAATTTCTCTTGGTagccaacctcattacaagccttggaaaagtccttttgatgacattttcatgtaaagatgttgattgtttgagatgaatggcaattttattccttgtgacttgtgaatgatagagagttggagtattaccctaaacacttgagtgattgagtgaaacacttgcttggtatgaactgttaattttcatgagtgcatttttgcttagtggattgatcattcataatgtgtaacatctgttgtgtaatctctagattgaaagcatgcatgcatcttaatttgatttcactgaagatctgagattgagtagtgttcgtcatgtactttaggagtgttaaatcattggatgaaatagtaaaaagccaagctttgttttgtgtgttgttttgttttgtttccttgaggacaagcaaagttctaagtttggggtgttgatgaaggttgaaaaatagttattttcatatgtcattttagaccaaattacatccTTTACTACTTataatgagcttagaatcaagcaaaactcaataaatgagtctatagagaatcaaaagctatttttagcgatattatgcNNNNNNNNNNNNNNNNNNNNNNNNNNNNNNNNNNNNNNNNNNNNNNNNNNNNNNNNNNNNNNNNNNNNNNNNNNNNNNNNNNNNNNNNNNNNNNNNNNNNNNNNNNNNNNNNNNNNNNNNNNNNNNNNNNNNNNNNNNNNNNNNNNNNNNNNNNNNNNNNNNNNNNNNNNNNNNNNNNNNNNNNNNNNNNNNNNNNNNNNNNNNNNNNNNNNNNNNNNNNNNNNNNNNNNNNNNNNNNNNNNNNNNNNNNNNNNNNNNNNNNNNNNNNNNNNNNNNNNNNNNNNNNNNNNNNNNNNNNNNNNNNNNNNNNNNNNNNNNNNNNNNNNNNNNNNNNNNNNNNNNNNNNNNNNNNNNNNNNNNNNNNNNNNNNNNNNNNNNNNNNNNNNNNNNNNNNNNNNNNNNNNNNNNNNNNNNNNNNNNNNNNNNNNNNNNNNNNNNNNNNNNNNNNNNNNNNNNNNNNNNNNNNNNNNNNNNNNNNNNNNNNNNNNNNNNNNNNNNNNNNNNNNNNNNNNNNNNNNNNNNNNNNNNNNNNNNNNNNNNNNNNNNNNNNNNNNNNNNNNNNNNNNNNNNNNNNNNNNNNNNNNNNNNNNNNNNNNNNNNNNNNNNNNNNNNNNNNNNNNNNNNNNNNNNNNNNNNNNNNNNNNNNNNNNNNNNNNNNNNNNNNNNNNNNNNNNNNNNNNNNNNNNNNNNNNNNNNNNNNNNNNNNNNNNNNNNNNNNNNNNNNNNNNNNNNNNNNNNNNNNNNNNNNNNNNNNNNNNNNNNNNNNNNNNNNNNNNNNNNNNNNNNNNNNNNNNNNNNNNNNNNNNNNNNNNNNNNNNNNNNNNNNNNNNNNNNNNNNNNNNNNNNNNNNNNNNNNNNNNNNNNNNNNNNNNNNNNNNNNNNNNNNNNNNNNNNNNNNNNNNNNNatgaaattgtaaacccccaacaactccattcatccattgttttcttcttgtcaattgaatcaatctcttttgcatgttcatattttattctcgaactcaattaattaatttttcttttcaagtcttacgattttaattcacgcgaacgataaggcctttcaagtctcttgggaaaacgatacttagacttaccatttattattacttgatatgatttggtacgcttgccaatccattAACAGTGTTCATGGTCCAATTGCAATGATTGTCGGAAGCAATTGCGGTCTGTCAGCTCTCGTGGAGATGGAGGCTGGAATAGGAAGGAGGTGTCACCGATTTGTTATTATGGAGAGAAGTCTGTGCTGAGGACTGCGAAAACCACTAAGAATAGAGGAAAACAGTTCTGGAGTTGCCCTAGGTATAAGGGTGGAGGTGAAAATGTTGGATACAACTACTTAAAATGGTGGAGTGATTTGGGAACTGAGGAAAGTGTTAGTTGTGAGCTGTTGGAAACAAATGATATGAGGTTGCTCAAGACTTTTGAAAATGATGAGAGGTTGCTAAAGAATGTTGAAAACGAAAGGGATAACAAGATAGTTGTTGTGCAAAAAGTTGTTATCAGTCTTGAAAAGTAGATGAAAATTTTGGTTGGGGTTGTTTGTATTCTATGTGTAATCAACATGATTGCAGTTGCAATGTTGATGGGAAGGGCATGATAATGTCTGGCTAAGTAGTTTTGTTGTAGATTGTTGTGTTACTTGCAAATGTAATAGTTGTAGATGTTTGTTTAATGAAATGAAGATTTGCAGTCTATATTGTTGTTCTGGGCTGATGTTCTTGTTTGTTTAATCTGCCATTCACAATTTTAtgttccaaataaaataaaaattaaacttttatttttattttttgtgggtaACGGATATctgcgggtacggatagtataatacccgcacccgacccgtttataaacgggtattaaaatatccactaTTTGCAGGTTTCGGGTaataaatatttgcgggtatcaaCTATTCGTCGTGGATTTTATCTGTGGATATCCGCAGacgcggatttttttgccatccctagccACGTGCATAATAAAACCCACGTCAAAGGTTCTTTGCACGTCACGTCAAGGTATCTAGCCACCTCACCCGCACAGGTAAGTTGAAACTTAATCACGTTAACTTCATTTAATGGCAATGgtcaatttctttcaatttttcactcTTAGGAacttaattggtaaaaaaaataagacgAAGACGAATATGGgacaaaaatgcaaaaatatgAGTCTCTGAATCAGTTTAACCTAAAATATTTAAGAGTAGTTATGACATCTCAAGTTATACTTTCCTTATTACtacttttttacaacaaaaagaaaaataaaagttaaaagaaataaaatattataaattatcacttatttttaaatgatgtagaacttttaaatatttgcatcaattttatattttaattaattaaatatttttataatatcttaaaCGAATAAAGttcaattaaagaaatcaacaaaataaaatgcgTACAGAATAAATATTAGCGCAACATAATATCTTTTCTCATATAtgcaaattaaaattgtaaaaataatactaTCTATAAggacaaataaaatatttaaagtagagttgtcaaaatgggtaatccggctcgacccggcccggcccaccacggattgatcacttagtgagccaatccaacccggctcatttattagcgagccagaaaaacttgaacccgacccgacccaccacgggttggtgggtaaacgggttggctcactagcccatttaattacttttttttaaaataaaaaaaaaatacaaactttctgtaatttaaatttaaacaattttcattctcaaaatatcatgttaaagacaattcaaataataataaaaagtacaatataatccaaatgtcattaaaaaacaaacacaaaaaacatacaaataagtttNTTATATTCATcatttgttgttcttgttgtaaaccttgacccttgttcttgttgtctccaaattcactaataaagattttcctaatatcagaacaattccgacaattaataaaaaatattagttaaaaaagagagaaacagtactcaaaaacatcaacaaaaaattgatagtttaatctgtaacataatttcccaaattcaaaaatatcaaaaagagcttgttcaaataatgtatactcaaattatttaaataaaatgaacaaaatcttatacaagcatgtcagaacatgaaaaaatcattccatgtcttcaaatcccccaaaacaaaaaacaaattcgcaaatccttatttttctcattatagggtttttgaaaaaaaaaaagaaagagaagtgaggaaacaaaaatgtggagaaaagagaagaaaaaaggaagggtgttttacctgcttcTTGAATAATTtgagtgaagtgagggtgagagcaccgtcaaatgagagcaagtactgTGAaagtagagccgtcaaaatgggttacaacccgctagccaacccggcccatcacgggttcgggtcgggttgggtttgaaaaatacaacccacttatatgcgggtcagatttcaacctggctcatttagacccgctcatgcgggttgaacccgtggtgagccgggttggcccaccaatccacctacctaatttttttttaaaatttattattttatttatgaaaccctaaaaaaataaaatactttcttcactcactgtgtataccaaaaaagtaacctctgctctcacaaatcactctcacggtactgcTCTCATTTGAAGGtgctctcactctcacttcactgaaattcttcaaggagcatgtaaaacacccttccttttttcttctcttttctctacatttttgttttctcacttctctttcatttttttttcaaaaaccctataatgacaaaaataggggtttgcgaatttgtttttttgttctgggggatttgaagacatggaatgattttttcatgttctgacatgcttgtattagattttgttcattttatttaaataatttgagtatacattatttgaacaagctctttttgatatctttgaatttgagaaattatgttacagattaaactattaaatttttgttgatgttgttgagtacttattctctttttttttactaatatttttttattgattatcggaattgttctgatattaagaaaatatttattagtgaatttggagacaacaagaacaaggatcaagggttacaacaagaacaaaaaatgatgaatataagaaacttatttgtatgatttttgtgtttgttttttaataacatttggattatagtgtactttttattattattttgaattgcttttaacataattttttgggagtgaaaattgtttaaatttaaattacagaaagtttgtatattttattattttaaaaaagatgtaattaaatgagctagtgagccaacccgtttacccaccaacccgtggtgggtcgggccgggttcaagtttttctggctcgctaataaatgagccgggttgggttggctcactaagtgaccaacccgtggtggaccgggccgggtcgagccgagttatccgttttgacagctctacgtgaaagtgatttgtgagagtagaggttacttttttggtatacatagtgagtgaataaagtattttattttttagggtttcataaataaaataataaattaaaaaaataaaattaggtaggtgggttggtgggccaacccggctcaccacgggttcaacccgcatgagtcgggtctaaatgagccgggttgaaatctgacccgcatagaAGTGAGttgtttttttcaaacccaacccggcccgaatcCGTAACCGACCGAATTGACTCGCGGattgtgatccattttgacGACTCTAATTTAAAGCTTAAGATTACgatttatccttttttttccttcctgCGATAAGTACAAAATAGTTAtcaactatttatattattaatttttaagtacattttttcatattcaatatttaaacgaattttagttaatatatttatttaactcttacttttattcattttaacatAAGGTTGATAAATTTCTGACTACAAGCTTGTAATAAAGTTTtgtatgaattaaaaaaaataaggactatgaaaatttattcacaaattaaTTAGCTTAGTTAATTATAAGttcaaataatgaaattttaagataaaaggTTAAATTAGTTTGGAAATAGAGACAATTTAATTTACTAAGCTTTACTTTTTccttgaaaaataatgttttagtacattaaaaaaaaaaaaaagaggttagTCCAAAATCCAAATAAGCTAAGAATGAAACAATTAAGGAGGAAGAATATTTGTGAGATgttattatagtttattatttcCAATTTCGGTGTCTgaattattacattattaattttgtttataatcgATGTTTGGTGTAATATTTCGTAATTATTTTTactgaaatattttttcaaccatattttaatttatggattaaatatgtttttcgtcctttaatttttatgaaagttAAAATGAGTCTCTTTTCGAAACTTTAACCTAATTTAGtcattcaattttgaaaatatgtggatttagtccttttaaccaaactTTGCTAAAATTTATTTGAGACATTTCAAAATAGCATTTGAGGTGTTTACATTATTCAACACATTTTTTCTTGAATGTTAATTGATAAATGCATTTGAAACTTCAAATAAACTTAAccaaatttagttaaaaggactaaattagtCCAAAGATTCAAAGAGTAACTAATTCCGATTTTAACTAAAAGTTAAGGAACCaacaacatatttaactcttaatttattaaagttggATTTTACTTCaaacttttaaattcaaaacTTGAATCAACTTAATGTTAATGAATCtctaacattttttctctctttctcttgaTAATTATGtatagaataatataaaatataattaggaAATTACTATTAccttataaaaaaaactgatcactgtaatatctatttttttaaacaaattacaattattaacatataccaatttgaagaaaactataaaataaaaattaaaaacacttatcaaatatacaatttagtatatgttttagttaatttattttaaaaaagttatttctaACCTTTATAAATgattctcttaaaaaatattattttttaatccaaaaaacaaaacaaaaaaacaatcaTTATTATGGAGAGCAGTTAGTAATCATGGGGTacgaaaagaaaaagttgaaaaaagtACCTCGGGCCACAGCATAACACACAGGCCCAGAAAGCCCATACGGAGATGAGATAAAATTACTATAGAATCCTTCATGAGGATAACCATTTTATTGGCACACATTGGATATATATCAGTTGGCAACGGATATGAGTGATATAACatagattttgtttttccaaGGTTTGATGAAGAATCTCTCTGTTTCACACTTCACTCATTTGAGCTCCTTAAGGATCATGCCTCCTTTCACAAGCTTGCATGGAATCTCCAAAACCTTAATTCCCCTGAAATGCCTTCAAAATGCACACAATACCATAAAAAGAGGACAAGTGGTTGGATTTCTTGGAAGCAAAACACAAGAGGAACCATCAGAATGTTCAGTTCAGACCACAAGAAGAACAGCAGCAATAGGGCTTACCACTCTAGTCCTCACATGGCCATTCAGTGACAAGATTTCATCAGCCAAAGATAATGGTTTCTGGGTTGAAGATCACCCTCTTCCTCGATTAACTGTCACAAACAGTAAGCTCTCTTGTAACTAGTTAACACTTGGCAAATAAAATGAGTTCTTGAAGTTTggtttattttgttcattttacaATGACTGTCTTAAAAATGatgtgaatttttattatttggttaGATATTGCAAATGAGAAAACAGGAACACGTTCTTTTCTTAAAAGGGGACTGTTCATGCCAGATATTGGACTGAAAGGAAGTGTGCAAAGGATTAAGAGATATTCCTTTGATCTTCTAGCCATGGCAGATTTGGTACATGCAGACACACTCAACTATGTGAGGAAGTACCTAAGACTCAAGTCTACCATCATATACTATGATTTTGACAAGCTTATCTCTGCCACTCCAGTGGATGATGAAAAGCAGCAACTTACTGATATGGCTAACAAGttgtttgataattttgaaagggtaatattctttctctttctccttcaaaaTTACATGTTTTATCAGTTAGTATTATGCTATAATAGTGGCTGGACCAATTGTTGAAGTGCATTTGTGATTCAATGACAGCTTGAAGAAGCTTCAAGGAAGAAAAGTCTACCTGAAACAAAATCCTGCTATCAGGAAACTGAAGTTTTGCTTAAAGATGTCATGGACCGGATGGATGTATTGTACGAAACAATTTAATGAAGCTGTTACTATTTCTCTTGTCAAAAATCAATTATACGTGTTTGATGTACAATACTGATTCCATGAGATGGGGTGCTCTTCAAGAACATAGGAGGATGTTATGTCAGAAGAATTGCAAATGTTTGATAGTGTCAACTACTATTATAGTGATTTCAATTATTGATGGATATGTATCACCACCCTGGCGATTATATGATGTTATGTATTCCAAGTTAGAAACATGCTAATGCTACCTTACAGCCAAATGCTTGAGTGAATACCAATTCAACAATTCTTTTAAGAACAGAAAAGTACAGAAGCACGTGACTAGCTCCACAGTAGAGAATGTCTTAAAAATTTGGAGATTTAATTTAGTATGTCTTATGTATGATACATTCTCAAGATAACAATGATTATTACTTTGAATGTAACACTTTTGACATTAATTATTCCAAAAATGTCTGATACTGACACATGTTTCATGATAAGAAAGAAGAGTAACAAGAAATGGTGAATATAAGACAAAGCTGaattgcaaaaaaataaaactaccGCAATGAAAAATCTCTTTTTAGCTAAATGAATACTTAATAACTTCTTCACTATACATTACAATCTATAGACGTGATGTAATGTAACATCACTGATGTTAGAATTGAAGTTATTTTTGCTGTAGTAGCGATTACACAAATAGGTTAAACAatatattcattcattcattgatGTATGTAAAGATTAGAAA from Vigna radiata var. radiata cultivar VC1973A unplaced genomic scaffold, Vradiata_ver6 scaffold_23, whole genome shotgun sequence harbors:
- the LOC106778556 gene encoding photosynthetic NDH subunit of lumenal location 3, chloroplastic, whose translation is MKNLSVSHFTHLSSLRIMPPFTSLHGISKTLIPLKCLQNAHNTIKRGQVVGFLGSKTQEEPSECSVQTTRRTAAIGLTTLVLTWPFSDKISSAKDNGFWVEDHPLPRLTVTNNIANEKTGTRSFLKRGLFMPDIGLKGSVQRIKRYSFDLLAMADLVHADTLNYVRKYLRLKSTIIYYDFDKLISATPVDDEKQQLTDMANKLFDNFERLEEASRKKSLPETKSCYQETEVLLKDVMDRMDVLYETI